The stretch of DNA ctactaataaaagtttcaatccatcaatgcaatattttctccccccaaaaaaatgtttaagtgGATTTTTTGTTTTGAAGTAAATGGAGGGTCAAaaagtcataacaacattgatttttattcattattatttttgagtgatTTAAAGAAGAAATCAGTCTGCATGGCAGCTGTGGGGTCGACGGAAGGCGGAAGTAAACCAAGAGCGGTGGCTAAACACGTGAGAGTATCCAAATCTTCTTGGCGGTTGAGCATAAACTGTtttgtgactggatcgagatggaaggggatagtgacgggatgtacgaggaaggtatggacgtggataggactagaggggagaaaGGAAAGAAGGGGAGCGGAGGACATGAAGGAAAGTCGAGTGCTAAAAGAGCccatgaagaagatgaagaagtagaaaaaaggaaaaagactggaagataattataggattatatatacatttaaatcaagtcaagacatgaatgacataagtttaatgacactggttaaggggttaaagaaggacatcggagaggtggagatagcgaaggtgcttagggacgggcgacttttgattaaatgcaaaaatggagagcaaaaaagtaaagcaatgcggttgcaaaaaccgtgcaataagataataaaggaaaaaatcgaagtgggagaacgaaagggggcaagaggagtagtgacaggaattccaagaggtgaaaatttagaagaattgaaaagacaaataaaaggggGAACTGTCAAGATGTTGACAAGAATGATGGCATATAGAAATGGAGAAAAGATGGAGAGCGAATCTGTATTAGTACAGTTTGTCGAGGAAGTCCTCCCGCAGAGAATCATgattgggtttttaagcttttatgttagagcttacgttccacccccagtacgctgcttcaagtgccaacgctatgggcacatagccagtgtgtgtcatgctaagttgagatgtggaatgtgtggaggggagcatgaatatggacaatgtggagataatgatctggtcaaatgttgtaactgtggcgggaatcacacagcagcgtatgggggatgtgtcattaggaaacaggcaacagaagtacagcaaatcagagtagaaagaaatattacatacgcagaggcagttaaagtaagaaatcaagaaagtgcagaacaagatagaagtgagaatagttcagaacgagacagaagtggcaatagttcaagtaataaaaaacaagaggcaacaaatacaggactttctatggacaagctagttgtgttcctggcatatgtcataaactgtacagaacaggcaagaaataaaactgagaagatcaaaataattgtcaaagaagCAGCAAAGTTCTTCAATTTAAAAGAACTATCTTGGGAACAGGTAcaaggtgaactacagagagTAGACAAGACAGAGTCACGTTACCACAATCTAACGCCATGTTAATTAttcagtggaatgccagaagtttagtagcaaacggacaggaactaaagggatgtattaataatatgaaaaataagccacatataatatgtattcaagaaacctggctgaagccaaaatttagctttataataaaaggatacgtaacaatacgtaaagataggaatgatgggcaaggaggaggatgtgccatatttattaaagaagacatgcattatacaatattaaaagaaaaacaagaactagaaatagtaggggtagaagtatggaataataaagaaagatacaaagtgctaaacttctataatccgtgcaagaaattacaaattcatcaactagaaaaaatagtcgagcactggagtggcaatatcatttggtgtggtgactttaatgcacatagcacaatgtggggtgaaagggatgactggaatggggaaacagtggaagcatttttggaggaaaaagaactggtgtgtgtgaatgatgggtcgggaacaagattagatgtagttacgggtaaagaaacagcaatagatttaacactggtgtcacaagggttagcaggaaaggtagagtgggaagtaaataaagacagcactataggaagtgatcactacccaatcttcattcacataaacataaaccaaaggacagaaagcactaaaaaagaaggaagatggaagtataatcacggtgattggggacaatttagggaaagtaccgacatgacattaaaggaagtggatataaatcaagatattgaacaactgaatacagatattacaaagtgcataatagaagcagccaaaaagagcataccaaggagtagtatagggaaaagaaggaagatagtgccgtggtggacacaagcgtgcacagacacaataaaagaacggaatagagcatttagaatattgagaagaacacataatttccaagatatgatccaatataaaaggcaccaagctaaagtaaggtacgttattaaaaagacaaaaaaacactattggagaacgttttgtgaatcattaaatagaactactcctttaggccaagtgtggggaatgatcaagaaaatgtcagggatcagaagtgaacataaaaatcatgtgatgaaagatgggacacagtgtgtggtagaaaataaagaaaaagcagaacttttagcaaatacatttgttaaagtgcacagtaatgataatttgagaaatgtagaaaaacaaaagagagaagaaacaattagtttaaatattggggaaatggtggaagacaatgataatagtttaaccaacactatagatctgacattttctttgaatgaaatggttcgaatattgaaaaaggttaaaaatacaacaccaggaaaagaccaggtgagttatcagatgatcaaaaacttaagcagcattggcaaagaagtggtcttgaaattatataataggatatatgaagaagggaaattaccagcagagtggaaagaagctgtaataattccgatatgcaaaccagggaaagacccggaagaggcaggtaattataggccgatagcattgacctcaaatttgggtaaagtaatggaaaaaatgattaatgaaagactagtatattatttacagtcaaaagaaataataaaaaactaccaaagtggatttcgcaaagcaagaaacacaaacgacccagcagtgcagctggaagaggaaattagaaagggacaaataaataaataaagtataattgcagtattttttgatatagagaaagcttatgatatgttgtggaaacaggggttgctgataaaactaaatataattgggattagagggaaaatgtatagatggataaaagacttcttaacaagtagaaaaatattagtaaaaatagagaatgaatacagcagagAAGTGGAAAATGGGGCCCCGCAagggagtataataagtccagtattattttcaataatgataaatgaagtttttagtgaagtggaaggattagtggatgtggcactgtttgctgacaatggagtgatgtggaagagaggtagaaatactaatcatatagaaaagaagattcaaaaagcggtaaataaagttcaagaatggggaacggcgtggggtttaagattctctgttggaaagacaaaagtcatacattttacaaagaggaaagtacaaaacaagatccaaattaaactctatggagaaaatatagaagaggtacaagcatttaaatatttgggtatatggtttgataaaaatattaactggtcaacccacatcagcaaaatagtggagaaaattaaaaaggtgttaaatataatgagggctttgaggggtaaagactggggggctgataggcagacattgaaagcaatatacatcagtttaatacgatctgttattgattatggatgcattatttatcaatctgctgcaaaaacattacttgggaaaatagacaggatccaatcacaggctttaagattatgttgtggagctactaaatcaaccccagttgcagcattacaagtagagatgaatgaaaaacctctagatatgaggagagatcaactgtcagtagtttattgggcaaacttaaaagggtccaagcaaggacatccaacccatcaagtactattaaactgccaagaaaaagagaagaaaaaaattaattgttttgggtggataataggagacagatgtaataaagttcaaattgataatattaaagttagccctacagtaccaatccccgcaataccaccgtggatgtatgaaaacccaaatgtaaacatgcaattactaaagaatagaaatttaaatagttacccgatagaacaatggattgaggaaacgtttttagacaacatcatggtgtacacagatgcatcaaaaactataaataataaggtaggagcagcagctgttattccacaaggaaacatagtattaaataaaataatttgtgataaattatctgtttttacgggagaattggtagcaatttatatggcaattaattggatagaagaaaataaagcaagaaaagcagtcgtgtgctcggactccagcagtgcattgactagcataaaaaacatagcgtcagaaacaagacaagatttagtttatgaaatagttcaggcagtctacagaataaataaagcgggaggtgtggtaacatttctttgggctcctgctcatgtaggagttgaggggaacgaattagctgataagtacgcaaaacaagcaaccactaaaacagaagtaaacatggagattaagcacagtaaagaagaagtgaagaacatcattaagatagaacacaataaaaagtggcaggataattggaataaggaaacaaaaggtagagagtattacaaagtccagaggagagtaggtgtaatgagaggaggaggcaatagaaataggaaggaagaagacattattactagaatgagattaggacatacatatctaaatagttcattgaaattgatgGGGAAACATGCTACAGAACTGTGCGATTCTTGCCAACAGATAGaaaatgtaagacatgttttaatacattgtagaaaatataatagagaaagggaaatactgggaaataagttgGCGAAAGAGAATActaggttagcagtggaagatatattaggattgcactcagaacacacaggttataaagcaatacacacattttttaaaaacactgggttaaataaaagaatttagagtaggaatccacctcgatccacactccattacagtaggtggcggtaatgctcaccacaaggttgcttgccaaccgccataaaatcacaagaagaagaagaagaagaagatggcaTGCGGTGTGTCGTTAGAGTCAACTTTGCAATTAACCTTTTGTCT from Entelurus aequoreus isolate RoL-2023_Sb linkage group LG01, RoL_Eaeq_v1.1, whole genome shotgun sequence encodes:
- the LOC133653724 gene encoding uncharacterized protein LOC133653724 isoform X2; amino-acid sequence: MNDISLMTLVKGLKKDIGEVEIAKVLRDGRLLIKCKNGEQKSKAMRLQKPCNKIIKEKIEVGERKGARGVVTGIPRGENLEELKRQIKGGTVKMLTRMMAYRNGEKMESESVLVQFVEEVLPQRIMIGFLSFYVRAYVPPPVRCFKCQRYGHIASVCHAKLRCGMCGGEHEYGQCGDNDLVKCCNCGGNHTAAYGGCVIRKQATEVQQIRVERNITYAEAVKVRNQESAEQDRSENSSERDRSGNSSSNKKQEATNTGLSMDKLVVFLAYVINCTEQARNKTEKIKIIVKEAAKFFNLKELSWEQVQGELQRVDKTESRYHNLTPC
- the LOC133653724 gene encoding uncharacterized protein LOC133653724 isoform X1 encodes the protein MLWKQGLLIKLNIIGIRGKMYRWIKDFLTSRKILVKIENEYSREVENGAPQGSIISPVLFSIMINEVFSEVEGLVDVALFADNGVMWKRGRNTNHIEKKIQKAVNKVQEWGTAWGLRFSVGKTKVIHFTKRKVQNKIQIKLYGENIEEVQAFKYLGIWFDKNINWSTHISKIVEKIKKVLNIMRALRGKDWGADRQTLKAIYISLIRSVIDYGCIIYQSAAKTLLGKIDRIQSQALRLCCGATKSTPVAALQVEMNEKPLDMRRDQLSVVYWANLKGSKQGHPTHQVLLNCQEKEKKKINCFGWIIGDRCNKVQIDNIKVSPTVPIPAIPPWMYENPNVNMQLLKNRNLNSYPIEQWIEETFLDNIMVYTDASKTINNKVGAAAVIPQGNIVLNKIICDKLSVFTGELVAIYMAINWIEENKARKAVVCSDSSSALTSIKNIASETRQDLVYEIVQAVYRINKAGGVVTFLWAPAHVGVEGNELADKYAKQATTKTEVNMEIKHSKEEVKNIIKIEHNKKWQDNWNKETKGREYYKVQRRVGVMRGGGNRNRKEEDIITRMRLGHTYLNSSLKLMGKHATELCDSCQQIENVRHVLIHCRKYNREREILGNKLAKENTRLAVEDILGLHSEHTGYKAIHTFFKNTGLNKRI